In Gemmatimonadaceae bacterium, one DNA window encodes the following:
- a CDS encoding DinB family protein gives MSVLLLQPTPGASPQIGALLAMLEATRASTLAAVAGLSTAALAHRHDATANPIGALIAHITAIEYAYLTATLETTPPSMDEWTVHGPLIRLGPAAWAAAEGRSLDDLLGVMAAVRARTVAALSQRADAWLTTTLTLPWLSGPATPFWAWYHVMEDELNHRGQIRLLRARLPEALRA, from the coding sequence ATGTCTGTCTTGCTGTTGCAGCCGACCCCCGGCGCCTCCCCCCAGATCGGCGCCCTCCTCGCCATGCTCGAGGCGACCCGCGCGTCCACCCTTGCGGCCGTGGCCGGCCTGTCGACCGCCGCGCTGGCGCACCGGCACGATGCGACCGCCAATCCGATCGGCGCGCTCATCGCCCACATCACGGCCATCGAGTACGCGTATCTCACGGCCACCCTCGAAACGACGCCACCGAGCATGGACGAATGGACCGTTCACGGTCCGCTGATCCGGCTCGGTCCGGCCGCCTGGGCGGCGGCGGAAGGGCGCTCGCTCGACGACCTGCTCGGGGTGATGGCCGCGGTGCGCGCCCGCACCGTCGCCGCGCTGTCGCAGCGCGCCGACGCGTGGCTGACCACCACGCTGACACTCCCCTGGCTCAGCGGGCCCGCGACGCCGTTCTGGGCGTGGTATCACGTCATGGAAGACGAACTCAATCATCGCGGACAGATTCGCCTGCTGCGCGCGCGCCTCCCCGAGGCGCTGCGCGCATGA
- a CDS encoding ChaN family lipoprotein, with protein sequence MRAPALLFLAASTLLTSACASLGRGASQSLQPQAAVRIYDTKSAKFVTWREFTQVVTSKDLVFFGEQHDDPATHASEAAVLAAIGEKRDHVVLSMEMFERDVQPLVDQYLAGTISEQNFLAGSRPWDRYTTDYRPMIELARVHGWPVVAANVPRRLASAVSRRGLALLDTLNAADKRFMAREHLCPKDAYYEKFAETMKGHGAGGGPPTASDAAMMASMTDKFYEAQCVKDEAMGEAIADAWKKAPKGAIVFQVDGAFHSDYGLGTAARARRRAPEASSVVITAVPVENLAKAKAGEDAKKADYLLFTRAPK encoded by the coding sequence ATGCGTGCTCCCGCCCTGCTCTTCCTCGCCGCCAGCACCCTGCTGACGTCCGCCTGTGCCTCGCTCGGTCGCGGTGCAAGCCAGTCCCTGCAGCCGCAGGCGGCGGTGCGCATCTACGACACCAAGTCGGCGAAGTTCGTGACCTGGCGGGAGTTCACGCAGGTGGTGACGAGCAAGGACCTCGTGTTCTTCGGGGAGCAGCACGACGACCCCGCGACGCATGCCTCCGAAGCGGCGGTGCTGGCGGCGATCGGCGAAAAGCGCGACCACGTCGTGCTGTCGATGGAGATGTTCGAGCGCGACGTGCAGCCGCTCGTCGATCAGTACCTCGCGGGGACCATCTCCGAGCAGAACTTTCTCGCCGGCTCACGACCGTGGGATCGCTACACCACCGACTACCGCCCCATGATCGAACTGGCGCGCGTGCACGGTTGGCCCGTCGTGGCGGCGAACGTGCCGCGGCGACTGGCCAGTGCCGTGAGCCGCCGTGGCCTGGCGCTGCTCGATACGCTCAATGCTGCCGACAAGCGCTTCATGGCGCGTGAGCACCTGTGCCCCAAGGACGCGTATTACGAGAAGTTCGCCGAGACGATGAAGGGGCACGGTGCCGGCGGCGGCCCGCCGACGGCCAGCGACGCGGCGATGATGGCCTCGATGACGGACAAGTTCTACGAGGCGCAGTGCGTGAAGGATGAAGCGATGGGCGAAGCCATCGCCGACGCGTGGAAGAAGGCGCCGAAGGGCGCGATCGTCTTTCAGGTCGACGGGGCATTCCACAGCGACTACGGACTGGGCACCGCCGCTCGGGCGCGACGCCGGGCGCCCGAGGCGAGCAGCGTGGTGATCACCGCGGTGCCGGTGGAGAACCTCGCCAAGGCGAAGGCCGGCGAGGACGCGAAGAAGGCGGACTATCTGCTCTTTACGCGCGCGCCCAAATAG